AAAACCCAGTTTTTTTGCCATCTGGATCGCCGGGTAATTCTTAGGCTGGACTTCCAGCAGCAGGCGCTGCATTTCGTGGTACATGGCCCAATCTTGTCCGGCCAGTATTAGCGAGCTACCAATTTTCTGCCGCCGCAATCGCCGAGCGACAGCTAGATCGGTAATGCGAACCGCGCCGAGTAGCGAGTTCAATGTCAGGCTGATATAGCCAACCGGTTGACTATCCAATTCGGCAACCAATAGTCCGTCCAGCAGAGGCCAATCGGTGAGCAATCTCTGCGGATTATTGGGGTATTGCACCTGCACCGAGCGGGGTAAACGCGCTTCACGAAAAGTGATCTCAACCGTATGGCCTTCACTGCGAAAATTCATCTGCCAGACATGGTCGCTGGAATAACTATGTTCCAGTGCGGACAACGTCTCAATGTCTGTCGCAATCGCGGGGCGGATATTGATCTCAGGCATGGTTCACTCGCTGGGGGTTTCCACGCGTACCTGGATGGCGCATGGCGTGGATGCTATGCCCTGGTTATCCGTCACGATCAGGCGCAGCAAATAATCGCCTGTTGCCAAGCGCGAAGTATCCCAATAACCCAGTAGGTTTTCTCTGGCGGCTGTATCTCCGGCCTGAATGGTCAGCCAGGCTAGCGTGTTGACATCCGCCATTTCAAATTTATAAAATCCAAAATTGGGAATGTCAGCAGAACCATAGATTTCAACCACTCCCTGGATGGTTTCACCAGCTTCAGGGGAAGTGATTTCGAGCTGGGCGGGGATGCAGAGATTATCCTCTAAATTGGCAGCGAGTAAGGGAACGGGCGTGGGGGGGGCTGCTTCTGCTTCTGCGGGGGAAGATTCCAGCGTGGTGGTAGGCGTGGCCAATAAATCTATCGTTGGGGTGAGTAGCGGTGACGCCTCGGGGATACCCGGCAAAACAAAATACACCAGACTGAACTCGGATACACCGAGCAAGAAAATCAACACCAGCATACTGGCGGCCAGGTTTACGCGCCCGCGGGCGCTTTCTTGTTCCAACCCAAATGCCGCGCTGCGCAGACTATCCCACGCCAATGTGAACTTGCGCAACTGCCAGACGGCCAGTATGCCCAAGATCAGGTAAACAAAGACCTGGTTATTGTAGAAAAATTGCAGCGCTTCGGCCATAGAAGGATTCCAAAAAATAAACGTATATCGGGCAAAGTCCCGATATACGTTTATTTTTCGTGCTTATGCAAGGGTCTGTAATACGCCGCGCAGCAAGCTAACCAGTTTCGGAACCATCACCTGCCCGGCTTCGAGTACTTCTTCATGGGTGGTGATCGTGCTGCCATCGAGATTGGCCTTGTTGCTGATGCCCGAAACACCCATCACGCGCAGATTGCCGTGGCGGGCAATTGTTACCTCAGGTACGGTAGACATGCCAACCGCATCCACGCCCATTGCCCGCAGGAAGCGCAAATCGGCAGGGGTTTCAAAAGATGGCCCGGCCAGACCGACATAGACGCCCTCGTGCAGCTTGATGGCGGCTTTTTGCGCCGAATTGCGCGCCAACTCGATCAGGCCTGCATCGTAGGCGCGGCTCATATCGGGGAAGCGCGGGCCAAATTCGTCCAGGTTGGGGCCGCGCAGCGGATTCACGCCCGCCATCCCCAGCAAATTCAGATGATCGGTAATCAACATTAAATCGCCAGGTTCAAAATTGGGGTTCACGGCTCCGGCGGCGTTGGTCACGACAAGCATTTCGATGCCCAGACGCTGCATCACACGGATCGGCAATGTGACGCGATCAATGCTGTAGCCTTCATAGTAGTGCGTGCGCCCCTGCATAACGAGCACATCTTGCCCTTCGAGTTGGCCTACCACCAGACGGCCTGAATGACCAATCACAGTAGAAACCGGCCAGTTGGGGATGTCATCATAAGAGACAATTTCGGGATTTTCAACCGTATCGGCAAGCGGCCCAAGCCCCGAACCGAGGATCAGCCCGATTTTGGGTTGGGTAGTGATTTTCTCGCGCACGGCCTGCGCAGTGGCATCAATTTCGGCAAGGGTGACAAAGGGCTCCATAGATAGCTCCTGGTATAGCATGGCTTTGAACGGGGGATTTTGTTTCGTCTTCGAAAAAAACTGCTACAGATTTTGGCTTATGAGCCGTGTGCATCTGCGTTGATCTGTGGCTACCTGCCAATCAGTGGGAAAAGATTAGACAGTAACAGGGTGGCAGTAAAATCCACCACCCTGCATGATTTCATTAAGGATACTGCGCGGGAATTATATCACGAATAGACCCTGAGTACTTCTGCGAAGGCTCCCACCGCATTTTGGACAGCCTGATCGTCTACCCAGTAGTGGGTGACCAAACGGAAACGGCGTTTCCCGGTTTTTCCAACCAGCACCTGTTGTTCTTTGAGCCGGGCGACGATTTCAGTAGCATCCACGGGGATGGTATCGGCCAGACTCAGATAGACCATATTCGAGGGCGGCTGGGTGGTATCTACACTCAGCCCGGGGAGGGCGGCCAACCCCTGGGCCAGTTTTGCCGCCCGTAGATGATCTTCTTTCAGACGCGGCACTACTTCTTCGAGGCCCACGATCCCGGCGGCGGCCAGTATTCCGGCCTGACGCATCCCTCCGCCCAGTTGCTTGCGAATGCGATGTGCCCGGCGGATGAAATCGTGGCTGCCACATAATACCGAGCCAACCGGCGCACACAAGCCTTTGCTCAGGCAAAATGTAACCGAATCGACCGGGGCGGTGAGTTCGGCGGCATCCACGCCCAGGGCCGCGGCCGCGTTGAAGATGCGCGCCCCATCCAGGTGCAGGATCAACCCGCGGGCGTGAGCCAGTTCGCCCACCTTTTGAGTGTAATCCACACTCAGGGCCGCGCCTCCGCAGCGGTTATGCGTATTTTCCAGCGCAATCAAACGCGTAATCGGATGATGAACATCATCGGGGCGGATGGCAGCTTCAATATTTTCCAGCAGCAACGTACCATCGGGTTGGTTCGGCAGCGTGTGCGGATGAACCCCACCGAGCGCCGAGATACCCCCGGCTTCGTAGCGAAAGGTGTGCGCCTGATCGCCCATGATGACTTCGTCGCCGCGTCCGCAATGCGCCAAAACTGCGGCCAGGTTGCCCATTGTTCCCGATGGGATGAATAAACCGGCCTCTTTGCCCAGCATGGCGGCAGCCTTCGCTTGCAGTTGGTTGATGGTGGGGTCTTCGCCGTAGACATCATCGCCCAGCGGGGCTTTTGCCATAGCTTCGCGCATGGCCGGGGTGGGCTGGCTGACGGTGTCGGAACGCAGATCGATGATTTTCATGATGATACTCCAGTATGAGCGTTGAAGGTTGCTGGTTGAATGTTACAGGTTGTGGGTTAGCGATGTAACTTTCAACCTTCAACCTGTAATTTTCAATCGGCCTTTAATTGTTCTAAAATTTGCGTTAAATCATCGGGCAATGGCGCTTCAAACGTGTGCGCTTTGGCCTCGCCAGGGATGACAATGGAAAGCCGTTGGGCGTGCAAGAATTGACGTTGCAGCGGCAGGCTGGGGGTATTGCGGCCATAAACGGTATCGCCAACGACCGGGCATTCAAGAAAGGCCAGATGCAGGCGAATTTGGTGCGTGCGCCCGGTATGGATGTGAACTTCGAGCAGGGTGTGTTTGTCGAAATTCTCCAGCGTGAAGAATTCGCTGATGGCTTCGCGTCCCCTGTTCGCGGTGGTAACTGCCATGCGTTGACGCTGGGAAGGGTCGCGCCCGATGGGGGCTTCCACGCGTCCGGTGGGGGTGGGCGGTTGGCCGTCTACCAGCGCCAAATAGCTTTTACCCACCTGTCGATCTTGAAATTGCTGGCTCAACCAGTGCTGGGCTCGGTCATTTTTCGCCATAATAATCGCGCCGGAGGTGTTTTTATCCAGGCGATGCACCAACCCCGGG
This genomic stretch from Chloroflexota bacterium harbors:
- a CDS encoding GNAT family N-acetyltransferase, with the translated sequence MPEINIRPAIATDIETLSALEHSYSSDHVWQMNFRSEGHTVEITFREARLPRSVQVQYPNNPQRLLTDWPLLDGLLVAELDSQPVGYISLTLNSLLGAVRITDLAVARRLRRQKIGSSLILAGQDWAMYHEMQRLLLEVQPKNYPAIQMAKKLGFELCGYNDHYFANHDIALFFSKWMK
- a CDS encoding purine-nucleoside phosphorylase: MEPFVTLAEIDATAQAVREKITTQPKIGLILGSGLGPLADTVENPEIVSYDDIPNWPVSTVIGHSGRLVVGQLEGQDVLVMQGRTHYYEGYSIDRVTLPIRVMQRLGIEMLVVTNAAGAVNPNFEPGDLMLITDHLNLLGMAGVNPLRGPNLDEFGPRFPDMSRAYDAGLIELARNSAQKAAIKLHEGVYVGLAGPSFETPADLRFLRAMGVDAVGMSTVPEVTIARHGNLRVMGVSGISNKANLDGSTITTHEEVLEAGQVMVPKLVSLLRGVLQTLA
- the ltaE gene encoding low-specificity L-threonine aldolase, yielding MKIIDLRSDTVSQPTPAMREAMAKAPLGDDVYGEDPTINQLQAKAAAMLGKEAGLFIPSGTMGNLAAVLAHCGRGDEVIMGDQAHTFRYEAGGISALGGVHPHTLPNQPDGTLLLENIEAAIRPDDVHHPITRLIALENTHNRCGGAALSVDYTQKVGELAHARGLILHLDGARIFNAAAALGVDAAELTAPVDSVTFCLSKGLCAPVGSVLCGSHDFIRRAHRIRKQLGGGMRQAGILAAAGIVGLEEVVPRLKEDHLRAAKLAQGLAALPGLSVDTTQPPSNMVYLSLADTIPVDATEIVARLKEQQVLVGKTGKRRFRLVTHYWVDDQAVQNAVGAFAEVLRVYS
- a CDS encoding RluA family pseudouridine synthase, with protein sequence MTSSLHYIFKETSPERLDKFLVTRIPELSRARIQALITAGHITVNDDIPHKSGFALATGDQIEVHIPPAAPSQLIPEAIPLDILFENDDVLVINKPAGMVVHPAAGHASGTLIHAALAHAPEIEGVGGEKRPGLVHRLDKNTSGAIIMAKNDRAQHWLSQQFQDRQVGKSYLALVDGQPPTPTGRVEAPIGRDPSQRQRMAVTTANRGREAISEFFTLENFDKHTLLEVHIHTGRTHQIRLHLAFLECPVVGDTVYGRNTPSLPLQRQFLHAQRLSIVIPGEAKAHTFEAPLPDDLTQILEQLKAD